A section of the Saccopteryx leptura isolate mSacLep1 chromosome 6, mSacLep1_pri_phased_curated, whole genome shotgun sequence genome encodes:
- the CLBA1 gene encoding uncharacterized protein CLBA1 isoform X2, with protein MQGPWELEREPGRVPPPSGSPSDLTEEAGKVSLHQASEDGGASEAPGRQSGARVQWVTTRSHRPSSDRAAWISGLSEGFPTCTAGGLGPGEHSGTWGEFEGFQESSAKSEQFCQPFELPERPTAPQLPRTASAQECGSHQPHQGGPWVTGIPGISPAEPLLSCENIFRSAFQEAPAPQATEGVFALDYFLQMSPEEKPGLGSAHEWCSESRKLWSALQNADGMSTSRCLWSRSRCRENFLRVLRVNAAQNLPGSQGRALEGSELKEPEDTGVHGFRLHGCRALVQTKTSSPRNGRCVPAPRRKAFRPRDLKMTLFPSDVA; from the exons ATGCAAGGCCCATGGGAGCTGGAGCGAGAGCCTGGCCGGGTGCCCCCTCCAAGTGGGTCTCCGAGTGACCTTACAGAGGAAGCAGGCAAGGTCTCCCTCCACCAGGCTTCTGAAGACGGCGGTGCAAGCGAGGCACCTGGGAGACAGAGTGGTGCCCGCGTGCAGTGGGTGACAACCCGTTCCCACCGTCCTTCGTCAGATAGGGCAGCCTGGATCTCCGGGCTCAGTGAGGGTTTTCCCACCTGCACCGCTGGTGGTCTGGGCCCAGGGGAGCACAGCGGTACCTGGGGGGAGTTTGAAGGCTTTCAGGAATCTTCAGCCAAGTCTGAACAGTTCTGTCAGCCCTTTGAACTCCCAGAGAGGCCCACAGCACCTCAGCTGCCAAGAACTGCTTCTGCCCAGGAGTGTGGCTCCCACCAACCTCACCAGGGTGGACCTTGGGTAACAGGAATCCCTGGCATCTCACCTGCTGAG cccCTTCTCAGCTGTGAGAATATTTTTAGGTCTGCTTTTCAAGAAGCACCAGCCCCGCAGGCAACTGAAGGTGTCTTTGCCTTAGACTACTTCTTACAGATGAGCCCCGAAGAAAAGCCAGGCCTTGGATCTGCACACGAATGGTG TTCTGAATCCAGAAAACTCTGGAGCGCTCTTCAGAATGCAGACGGCATGTCTACTTCCCGATGCCTCTGGAGCAGGTCCCGCTGCCGGGAAAACTTCCTCCGAGTTCTCAGAGTCAATGCTGCTCAG AACCTTCCCGGGAGCCAGGGTCGTGCTTTGGAAGGTTCCGAGCTCAAAGAGCCGGAAGACACGGGGGTGCACGGCTTCCGCCTGCACGGCTGCAGAGCCCTGGTCCAGACCAAG ACCTCCTCCCCCAGGAACGGGCGGTGTGTCCCCGCGCCACGGAGAAAGGCTTTCCGTCCACGTGACCTGAAAATGACATTGTTTCCTAGTGACGTCGCCTGA
- the CLBA1 gene encoding uncharacterized protein CLBA1 isoform X1 has translation MQGPWELEREPGRVPPPSGSPSDLTEEAGKVSLHQASEDGGASEAPGRQSGARVQWVTTRSHRPSSDRAAWISGLSEGFPTCTAGGLGPGEHSGTWGEFEGFQESSAKSEQFCQPFELPERPTAPQLPRTASAQECGSHQPHQGGPWVTGIPGISPAEPLLSCENIFRSAFQEAPAPQATEGVFALDYFLQMSPEEKPGLGSAHEWCSESRKLWSALQNADGMSTSRCLWSRSRCRENFLRVLRVNAAQNLPGSQGRALEGSELKEPEDTGVHGFRLHGCRALVQTKLSGTPGGRQGHLTTCSLSLQTSSPRNGRCVPAPRRKAFRPRDLKMTLFPSDVA, from the exons ATGCAAGGCCCATGGGAGCTGGAGCGAGAGCCTGGCCGGGTGCCCCCTCCAAGTGGGTCTCCGAGTGACCTTACAGAGGAAGCAGGCAAGGTCTCCCTCCACCAGGCTTCTGAAGACGGCGGTGCAAGCGAGGCACCTGGGAGACAGAGTGGTGCCCGCGTGCAGTGGGTGACAACCCGTTCCCACCGTCCTTCGTCAGATAGGGCAGCCTGGATCTCCGGGCTCAGTGAGGGTTTTCCCACCTGCACCGCTGGTGGTCTGGGCCCAGGGGAGCACAGCGGTACCTGGGGGGAGTTTGAAGGCTTTCAGGAATCTTCAGCCAAGTCTGAACAGTTCTGTCAGCCCTTTGAACTCCCAGAGAGGCCCACAGCACCTCAGCTGCCAAGAACTGCTTCTGCCCAGGAGTGTGGCTCCCACCAACCTCACCAGGGTGGACCTTGGGTAACAGGAATCCCTGGCATCTCACCTGCTGAG cccCTTCTCAGCTGTGAGAATATTTTTAGGTCTGCTTTTCAAGAAGCACCAGCCCCGCAGGCAACTGAAGGTGTCTTTGCCTTAGACTACTTCTTACAGATGAGCCCCGAAGAAAAGCCAGGCCTTGGATCTGCACACGAATGGTG TTCTGAATCCAGAAAACTCTGGAGCGCTCTTCAGAATGCAGACGGCATGTCTACTTCCCGATGCCTCTGGAGCAGGTCCCGCTGCCGGGAAAACTTCCTCCGAGTTCTCAGAGTCAATGCTGCTCAG AACCTTCCCGGGAGCCAGGGTCGTGCTTTGGAAGGTTCCGAGCTCAAAGAGCCGGAAGACACGGGGGTGCACGGCTTCCGCCTGCACGGCTGCAGAGCCCTGGTCCAGACCAAG CTCTCAGGGACACCGGGCGGCAGGCAGGGGCACCTGACCACATGCAGCCTGTCTCTGCAGACCTCCTCCCCCAGGAACGGGCGGTGTGTCCCCGCGCCACGGAGAAAGGCTTTCCGTCCACGTGACCTGAAAATGACATTGTTTCCTAGTGACGTCGCCTGA
- the CLBA1 gene encoding uncharacterized protein CLBA1 isoform X3: MQGPWELEREPGRVPPPSGSPSDLTEEAGKVSLHQASEDGGASEAPGRQSGARVQWVTTRSHRPSSDRAAWISGLSEGFPTCTAGGLGPGEHSGTWGEFEGFQESSAKSEQFCQPFELPERPTAPQLPRTASAQECGSHQPHQGGPWVTGIPGISPAEPLLSCENIFRSAFQEAPAPQATEGVFALDYFLQMSPEEKPGLGSAHEWCSESRKLWSALQNADGMSTSRCLWSRSRCRENFLRVLRVNAAQNLPGSQGRALEGSELKEPEDTGVHGFRLHGCRALVQTK; this comes from the exons ATGCAAGGCCCATGGGAGCTGGAGCGAGAGCCTGGCCGGGTGCCCCCTCCAAGTGGGTCTCCGAGTGACCTTACAGAGGAAGCAGGCAAGGTCTCCCTCCACCAGGCTTCTGAAGACGGCGGTGCAAGCGAGGCACCTGGGAGACAGAGTGGTGCCCGCGTGCAGTGGGTGACAACCCGTTCCCACCGTCCTTCGTCAGATAGGGCAGCCTGGATCTCCGGGCTCAGTGAGGGTTTTCCCACCTGCACCGCTGGTGGTCTGGGCCCAGGGGAGCACAGCGGTACCTGGGGGGAGTTTGAAGGCTTTCAGGAATCTTCAGCCAAGTCTGAACAGTTCTGTCAGCCCTTTGAACTCCCAGAGAGGCCCACAGCACCTCAGCTGCCAAGAACTGCTTCTGCCCAGGAGTGTGGCTCCCACCAACCTCACCAGGGTGGACCTTGGGTAACAGGAATCCCTGGCATCTCACCTGCTGAG cccCTTCTCAGCTGTGAGAATATTTTTAGGTCTGCTTTTCAAGAAGCACCAGCCCCGCAGGCAACTGAAGGTGTCTTTGCCTTAGACTACTTCTTACAGATGAGCCCCGAAGAAAAGCCAGGCCTTGGATCTGCACACGAATGGTG TTCTGAATCCAGAAAACTCTGGAGCGCTCTTCAGAATGCAGACGGCATGTCTACTTCCCGATGCCTCTGGAGCAGGTCCCGCTGCCGGGAAAACTTCCTCCGAGTTCTCAGAGTCAATGCTGCTCAG AACCTTCCCGGGAGCCAGGGTCGTGCTTTGGAAGGTTCCGAGCTCAAAGAGCCGGAAGACACGGGGGTGCACGGCTTCCGCCTGCACGGCTGCAGAGCCCTGGTCCAGACCAAG TGA